One Brassica napus cultivar Da-Ae chromosome A1, Da-Ae, whole genome shotgun sequence genomic region harbors:
- the LOC106345995 gene encoding high mobility group B protein 4, with translation MKGGETKAQSKSTDERLKTRGKKAGKKAAKDPNKPKRPPSAFFVFLEGFRKEFNLANPDNKSVGAVGKAAGAKWKSMTDEDKAPYVAKAETKKTEYTKTMQKYNMKLANGTSTAGDDDSDKSKSEVNDEAEGASEEEEDDD, from the exons ATGAAAGGTGGTGAAACCAAAGCTCAATCGAAGAGCACCGATGAAAG ATTGAAAACGAGAGGAAAGAAAGCTGGAAAGAAAGCAGCCAAGGATCCTAACAAGCCTAAGAGGCCTCCAAGTGCCTTCTTCGTCTTCCT GGAGGGGTTCCGTAAGGAGTTCAATCTAGCTAACCCTGACAACAAATCTGTCGGAGCT GTTGGTAAAGCTGCTGGAGCTAAATGGAAATCAATGACTGATGAA GACAAAGCTCCTTATGTGGCCAAAGCAGAGACCAAGAAGACTGAATATACCAAGACTATGCAAAAGTACAACATGAAACTG GCTAATGGAACTAGCACAGCTGGAGATGATGACTCTGACAAGTCCAAGTCCGAAGTCAACGATGAGGCAGAAGGTGCAAGTGAAGAG gaggaagatgatgattaG
- the LOC106345905 gene encoding WUSCHEL-related homeobox 13-like, with translation MMEWDNNHQQQPNNHNSSNLQGIDVSGGGSSSGGMYVKVMTDEQLETLRKQIAIYATICERLVEMHKTLTSQQDLAGGRLGGLYVDPTIGHKMTARQRWTPTPVQLQILERIFDQGTGTPSKQKIKDITEELSQHGQISEQNVYNWFQNRRARSKRKQHGGGGGGVGSSNNNNGESEVETEAETLNGKRKMPESLRVLPDGNNGIGTTSTTSPRPEDLCFQSPEMSSDLHLLGVLSNPRDDHSYNLYDHVEEYGMSG, from the exons ATGATGGAGTGGGATAACAATCATCAGCAGCAACCCAATAACCACAACTCCTCAAATCTCCAGGGGATCGACGTTAGTGGCGGCGGCTCCAGCTCAGGAGGAATGTACGTGAAGGTGATGACCGACGAGCAGCTCGAGACTCTGAGGAAACAGATTGCTATCTACGCCACTATATGTGAGCGTCTCGTTGAGATGCACAAAACCCTCACTTCTCAACAAGATCTTGCAG GAGGGAGACTGGGAGGCCTCTATGTTGACCCAACCATTGGTCACAAGATGACAGCCAGGCAGAGGTGGACTCCTACCCCCGTGCAGCTTCAGATTCTTGAGCGTATATTCGACCAAGGCACGGGAACACCCAGCAAGCAAAAGATCAAAGACATAACCGAAGAGCTTAGCCAGCACGGCCAGATATCTGAACAAAACGTCTACAATTGGTTCCAGAACAGGCGTGCTCGGTCCAAGAGGAAGCAgcatggtggtggtggtggtggtgttgGCTCTTCTAACAACAACAATGGTGAGTCTGAGGTAGAGACTGAGGCTGAGACGTTGAATGGGAAGAGGAAGATGCCAGAGAGCCTTCGTGTTCTTCCTGATGGAAACAATGGCATTGGGACAACAAGTACTACTAGTCCTAGGCCTGAAGATCTTTGCTTCCAGAGCCCTGAGATGAGCTCTGATCTCCACTTGCTTGGAGTCCTATCAAACCCAA GGGATGATCATAGCTACAACCTCTATGATCATGTTGAGGAGTATGGCATGTCAGGCTGA
- the LOC106345822 gene encoding plant-specific TFIIB-related protein PTF2-like produces the protein MPCKRCNGTDFQRDGATGNSFCCGCGTLQEYDNYEAQLSGISGPQGTYIRVGTTGTGSTLAYKDKKIFEAGNLIDDITERLQLGEKSEEVKRMIGKITDGEFGKGEWFSVLIGACCYALVRKEGSGVLTMDEIVNVVGCDLHQLGSMCKRVVEYLGIEMGEFDLVGLFVKTASSSPRLSGVDGKKKERVVKQGGFLMNCSLKWFLSTGRRPMPLVVAVLAFVCQVNGVKCRIDDLARDCEVSLCTCKLRYKEMLERLVKVAKEIGLPWAGDVNVKNVVKHSGALIGLMEAKSMRKKRGDELVISSDGVCLKEIVKDCLRQEAMYCYDDDDEGERSSFLQMVSCDDWWKGKSKMSQRLKLKEVLERDVGLDDLPVSFIKGCDAVERRREKIKAAKLRIGSVQDPCDDDDKVSGRELSLEIGDGKKKRKRGSEIDWEDLVIQTLVLHNVKDEEIEKGHYNALLGLHVFN, from the coding sequence ATGCCCTGCAAGAGATGCAACGGCACCGACTTCCAACGCGACGGCGCCACAGGGAACTCGTTCTGCTGCGGATGCGGGACGTTACAAGAGTACGACAACTACGAGGCCCAGCTCAGCGGCATAAGCGGACCCCAAGGCACCTACATCCGCGTGGGCACCACCGGCACAGGCTCCACCCTCGCTTACAAAGACAAGAAGATCTTCGAAGCCGGTAACTTAATCGACGACATCACAGAAAGGTTGCAGCTTGGCGAGAAATCCGAAGAGGTTAAGCGCATGATCGGGAAGATCACAGACGGAGAGTTCGGGAAGGGGGAGTGGTTCTCGGTTCTGATCGGCGCGTGTTGCTACGCGCTTGTGAGGAAGGAAGGGAGTGGAGTTTTGACGATGGATGAGATTGTGAATGTCGTTGGGTGCGATTTGCATCAGCTTGGGAGTATGTGTAAGCGTGTGGTTGAGTATTTAGGGATTGAGATGGGAGAGTTTGATCTTGTTGGGTTGTTTGTGAAGACGGCGAGTAGTTCCCCGAGGCTGAGTGGTGTTGatgggaagaagaaggagagggTTGTGAAGCAAGGGGGGTTTCTGATGAACTGTTCTTTGAAGTGGTTTTTGTCTACTGGGAGGAGACCGATGCCTTTGGTTGTTGCTGTTTTGGCGTTTGTTTGTCAGGTGAATGGTGTGAAGTGTAGGATTGATGATTTGGCTAGAGATTGTGAGGTTTCGTTGTGTACTTGTAAGTTGCGGTATAAGGAGATGCTGGAGAGGCTTGTGAAGGTAGCGAAGGAGATTGGTTTGCCTTGGGCGGGAGATGTTAACGTGAAGAATGTGGTGAAGCATTCAGGGGCTTTGATTGGTTTGATGGAAGCCAAGTCCATGAGGAAGAAGAGGGGAGATGAGTTGGTTATAAGTAGTGATGGGGTTTGTTTGAAGGAGATAGTAAAGGATTGCTTAAGGCAAGAAGCTATGTATtgttatgatgatgatgatgaaggtgAGAGGAGCTCGTTTCTTCAGATGGTTTCGTGTGATGATTGGTGGAAAGGGAAGTCTAAGATGAGCCAGAGGCTTAAGTTAAAGGAAGTGTTGGAGAGAGATGTGGGGCTTGATGATTTGCCTGTTTCTTTTATAAAGGGGTGTGATGCGGTGGAGAGACGGAGAGAGAAGATTAAGGCGGCTAAGTTGAGGATTGGTTCGGTGCAAGATccttgtgatgatgatgataaagttAGTGGAAGAGAGTTGTCTTTGGAGATTGGAGATgggaagaagaaaaggaagagaGGGTCTGAGATTGATTGGGAGGATTTGGTTATACAGACTTTGGTTTTACACAATGTGAAGGATGAAGAGATAGAGAAAGGGCATTACAATGCTTTGCTTGGTTTGCATGTTTTCAACTAA
- the LOC106370229 gene encoding uncharacterized protein LOC106370229, giving the protein MVSSSLSSKRYTYIHESGSETRRGAIDIHHVIINRSRSTGYARLMGLAFFLVILGVSMYSFIEKDNPVRTLSWSCLLSGFFVVIQSRKLVKKESVIIMPTFGIQLETQYLSGKTVSRFIPIDKVLKPVLVECVTPVTCYWSLSLFLRGEEQLTLVFKELRPSLKMLVPIWKALCTLIGTDQSEIITEEKHVVSG; this is encoded by the exons ATGGTGAGCTCGTCTCTTTCGAGTAAGAGATACACTTACATACACGAAAGTGGAAGTGAGACACGTAGAGGAGCCATTGACATTCACCATGTGATCATCAACAGAAGCAGATCAACTGGCTATGCCCGTCTTATGGGCCTTGCTTTCTTCCTTGTCATTTTGGGGGTCTCTATGTACTCTTTTATTGAAAAG GACAATCCAGTTAGAACTCTGTCTTGGAGCTGCCTGTTAAGTGGTTTCTTTGTTGTGATACAAAGCCGGAAGTTAGTCAAGAAAG AATCTGTTATAATCATGCCAACCTTCGGGATTCAACTTGAAACTCAATATTTAAG TGGAAAAACAGTCTCGAGGTTTATCCCTATTGACAAGGTTTTGAAGCCTGTGCTTGTGGAATGTGTCACCCCAGTTACATGTTATTGGAGTCTCTCTTTATTTCTGCGTGGTGAAGAACAGCTTACATTGGTGTTTAAG GAACTGCGTCCGTCATTGAAGATGTTGGTTCCCATTTGGAAGGCATTATGTACTCTTATTGGCACAGACCAGAGTGAAATCATCACTGAAGAAAAGCATGTTGTGTCCGGTTAA
- the LOC106345680 gene encoding uncharacterized protein LOC106345680: METNQLDSDSHLPPRKRLLAEFKKLNGSSSSSSSTTSNSNGSSSSASTDDVHTHLDDLLASRFNNQSPEELAEAARSAAGLAVKAAKAAREVANEKALISTKAIAAAKRALELVDSFPQEAMAGCKERPSSPKKNKQRKHVPLHHLYYSKGEFRDEEEDLALRLHRAVDNRNPNGQINKKQKTLVVYGSRLTGTVNDVNGAVDSDSSFEGLESNREAFKPDEVDSIPTPWKEENISLGRRRGRVKLKKLPLSIL; the protein is encoded by the coding sequence ATGGAAACCAATCAGCTCGATTCAGATTCGCATCTCCCTCCTCGAAAGCGACTACTTGCTGAATTCAAGAAACTTAacggatcttcttcttcttcttcttccacaactTCAAACTCAAACGGATCTTCCTCCTCTGCTTCAACCGACGACGTCCACACCCACCTCGACGACTTATTAGCTTCCCGTTTCAACAATCAGTCACCGGAAGAGCTCGCGGAAGCAGCTAGATCCGCCGCCGGTTTAGCTGTTAAAGCCGCAAAGGCCGCGAGGGAAGTGGCGAACGAGAAGGCATTGATCTCCACAAAGGCAATCGCTGCAGCCAAGAGGGCATTGGAGTTGGTTGATTCTTTCCCCCAAGAAGCAATGGCTGGTTGCAAGGAGAGGCCGTCGTCACCTAAGAAGAACAAGCAGAGGAAACATGTCCCTCTTCACCACTTGTACTATTCAAAGGGAGAGTTTAGAGACGAAGAAGAGGATTTAGCGCTTAGGCTGCATCGAGCTGTAGACAATAGGAACCCTAATGGTCAAATTAACAAGAAGCAGAAGACGTTAGTTGTATATGGGAGTAGATTGACCGGTACTGTGAATGACGTTAATGGGGCTGTGGATTCAGACAGCTCGTTTGAGGGATTAGAATCAAACCGGGAGGCGTTCAAACCGGATGAAGTGGATTCAATACCGACACCGTGGAAGGAAGAAAACATTTCATtggggagaagaagaggaagagtgAAGCTAAAGAAACTTCCTTTGAGCATTTTGTAA